One Paenibacillus riograndensis SBR5 DNA segment encodes these proteins:
- a CDS encoding ABC transporter permease, which produces MKSIASHQMKVYWPLYVMAIPGIIFLIVFKFIPLAGAVIAFKDYSVFRGFIDSPWVGFKHFETLLQHPDFLRVFSNTLLLGLFKLTIVFPIPVLLALMINEIRKSALKKGIQTALYIPHFLSWVIVGGILFDFFSLSGMFNIILGWFGAEPVLAMQESAYFRPVYVLASIWKDAGWGTVVYMAAISAIDPQLYESAMIDGASRFRQIRHITFPILLPTVLVLFLLDIGNFLDLGFDQVYNLLTPMTYNVGDILDTYVFRTGIQQGQYSFATAVGLFQSVIGFIMVYTFNKLSNKVSDGGLW; this is translated from the coding sequence TTGAAATCTATTGCATCTCATCAGATGAAGGTATATTGGCCGCTTTATGTGATGGCGATTCCGGGAATTATATTTCTCATCGTTTTTAAATTCATTCCGCTGGCCGGCGCTGTAATCGCCTTCAAAGACTATTCCGTGTTCCGGGGGTTTATTGATAGTCCCTGGGTAGGGTTCAAGCATTTTGAAACCCTGTTGCAGCATCCTGACTTCCTGCGTGTATTCAGTAACACGCTGCTGCTGGGGCTGTTCAAGCTTACGATTGTTTTTCCGATTCCTGTGCTGCTGGCGCTAATGATCAATGAGATCCGGAAATCGGCACTGAAGAAAGGAATTCAGACCGCACTGTATATTCCACACTTCTTATCCTGGGTTATCGTGGGCGGTATTCTCTTCGATTTCTTTTCATTAAGCGGCATGTTCAACATTATCCTTGGATGGTTCGGTGCCGAGCCTGTTCTGGCCATGCAAGAAAGCGCATACTTCAGGCCTGTTTACGTACTGGCCTCCATATGGAAGGATGCAGGCTGGGGAACCGTGGTCTACATGGCGGCGATCAGTGCGATCGACCCTCAGCTCTATGAATCGGCGATGATCGACGGTGCATCGAGATTCAGACAGATCCGGCATATTACCTTTCCGATTCTGCTGCCCACCGTGCTTGTTCTATTCCTGCTCGATATTGGGAATTTCCTGGATCTCGGATTCGACCAGGTCTATAACCTGCTGACTCCGATGACCTACAACGTTGGGGACATCCTGGACACGTATGTGTTCCGGACGGGTATACAGCAGGGGCAGTACAGTTTCGCAACAGCGGTAGGATTGTTCCAATCCGTCATCGGATTTATTATGGTCTACACCTTCAATAAGCTGTCCAATAAGGTTTCGGATGGGGGGCTCTGGTAG
- a CDS encoding carbohydrate ABC transporter permease, with the protein MLASRGEKVFVGIITGLLILFSIIALIPLVSVISTSLSSKSAVDMNLVTLWPKQFTLDSWKYIVDRPDLWKSFFLTLSTTLIGTVLALLMTALFAYPLSKPEFRWGSVIMLAVVIAMIFKAPIVPYFLTVRGIGLYDNPLVLIVPHILNPFNLIIMRTFFKQFSKELEEAAFLEGCGYFRMLFQFVLPLSKAVLATLALFYGVVLWNQFQHPLFFLQDTNWFPLQIKIRQFITDDSVIMAGAASTAHLNYNERTLRAATVIFAIVPIVVVYPFLQKYFVKGAMIGSVKG; encoded by the coding sequence ATGCTTGCATCAAGAGGTGAAAAAGTATTCGTAGGAATCATTACCGGCTTGCTCATCCTGTTCTCTATCATAGCGCTCATACCGCTTGTGTCAGTAATTTCTACTTCCTTGAGCTCCAAAAGTGCCGTAGACATGAACCTGGTCACGCTGTGGCCGAAGCAATTTACATTAGACTCCTGGAAGTACATTGTCGACCGTCCAGATTTGTGGAAATCGTTCTTTTTGACGCTCAGCACGACGCTAATCGGCACTGTGCTGGCTCTTCTAATGACGGCCTTGTTCGCCTATCCACTGTCGAAGCCGGAGTTCCGCTGGGGCTCAGTCATTATGCTGGCTGTCGTCATTGCAATGATTTTTAAGGCGCCGATTGTGCCTTACTTCCTGACGGTACGCGGCATCGGTCTCTATGATAATCCGCTGGTCCTGATCGTGCCGCATATTCTGAATCCATTCAATCTGATCATTATGCGAACCTTCTTCAAGCAATTCTCCAAGGAGCTTGAGGAAGCCGCCTTTCTGGAGGGCTGCGGATACTTCCGGATGCTGTTCCAATTCGTGCTTCCGCTGTCCAAGGCCGTGCTGGCAACTCTTGCTTTGTTTTATGGTGTGGTGTTATGGAATCAGTTCCAGCATCCGCTGTTCTTCCTGCAGGATACCAACTGGTTCCCGCTGCAGATTAAAATCCGCCAATTCATTACCGACGATAGCGTCATTATGGCAGGTGCCGCATCTACAGCTCATCTGAACTATAATGAACGCACGTTAAGAGCAGCAACGGTAATCTTTGCAATTGTTCCGATTGTTGTGGTATATCCTTTCCTGCAGAAGTATTTCGTTAAGGGAGCTATGATCGGTTCGGTTAAAGGATAA